One genomic region from Candidatus Binatia bacterium encodes:
- a CDS encoding hemerythrin domain-containing protein, which yields MNAISMLKSNHRKVEKLFREFETAGDRAFRERQEIARKVCTEIEIHSQLEEQLFYPAVQMTGDAKGQDLVRAAVKEHHVVQTIIDKLNVMSSEAENYGATFKMLAEHVEHHIREEERDMLPGARDQLGEERLEYLGGQMARRRRELTPAHPYLLRDTLRQAKSFVTMAYDALTGAESAKPPARRSAKSAPKRRIPSPKQVVHAKTKRRSQSGQTPHAPKPARFGNGPATGRSAQTVRRAVAKAKVVVKKGAAKASPRGANVGTIVV from the coding sequence ATGAACGCAATTAGTATGCTCAAAAGTAACCACCGGAAAGTAGAAAAGCTCTTTCGTGAATTCGAGACAGCGGGTGATCGTGCCTTTCGCGAGCGCCAGGAGATTGCGCGTAAGGTGTGCACCGAGATCGAGATCCATAGCCAACTGGAGGAACAGCTCTTCTATCCCGCGGTCCAAATGACGGGCGACGCGAAGGGACAGGATCTCGTGCGTGCGGCGGTCAAGGAACACCACGTCGTGCAGACCATCATCGATAAGCTGAACGTCATGTCATCGGAGGCCGAGAACTACGGTGCGACCTTCAAGATGCTGGCTGAACACGTCGAACACCATATTCGGGAAGAAGAACGCGATATGCTACCGGGCGCCCGGGATCAGCTTGGCGAGGAAAGACTCGAGTACCTGGGTGGTCAGATGGCCAGGCGCAGGCGAGAACTCACTCCCGCACATCCCTATCTGCTGCGCGACACCCTGCGTCAGGCCAAGAGCTTCGTCACCATGGCATACGACGCACTGACGGGCGCCGAGTCCGCCAAGCCGCCCGCGCGGCGCAGTGCCAAGTCGGCGCCCAAACGCCGCATCCCGAGCCCGAAACAGGTAGTTCACGCGAAGACGAAGCGGCGCTCACAGAGCGGTCAGACCCCCCATGCACCGAAACCGGCCCGATTCGGAAACGGTCCGGCAACAGGCCGCAGTGCGCAGACCGTCCGTCGAGCCGTCGCCAAAGCGAAGGTCGTGGTCAAGAAGGGCGCAGCGAAGGCGAGCCCAAGGGGCGCAAACGTAGGTACGATCGTGGTCTGA
- a CDS encoding YtxH domain-containing protein translates to MKIEDILRALPSKEDIASAVGLEARSSPTGDMLTAFAIFGTGMILGAGLALLFAPKAGQEIRHDIAEKVGEIGEHLRAQAPQPAAPAKPPSA, encoded by the coding sequence ATGAAGATTGAGGACATTTTGCGGGCACTGCCGTCGAAAGAAGACATCGCCAGCGCGGTCGGTCTCGAGGCGCGGAGCTCCCCGACCGGGGACATGCTCACGGCCTTCGCCATCTTCGGCACCGGCATGATCCTGGGCGCCGGGTTGGCGCTGTTGTTCGCGCCTAAAGCCGGTCAGGAGATCCGCCACGACATTGCCGAGAAGGTCGGCGAGATTGGCGAACATCTGCGCGCGCAGGCACCACAGCCCGCCGCGCCAGCCAAGCCACCCAGCGCCTGA
- a CDS encoding FAD-dependent oxidoreductase produces the protein MKTDSGRSVSVWMATAEVPAQLPLTINARADVCIIGAGIAGMTTAYVLTREGKSVIVLDDGPIAGGETCRTTVTPSTARLVRDCRRCEQHDGSRVTAAVQGVVGVQRLSMDIRAPAQELQSTRQKQDDNDQ, from the coding sequence ATGAAGACTGATTCGGGGCGGAGCGTTTCCGTGTGGATGGCGACGGCGGAAGTGCCGGCGCAATTGCCGCTCACGATAAATGCGCGCGCGGACGTGTGCATCATCGGGGCGGGAATCGCCGGTATGACGACTGCCTACGTGCTGACGCGCGAAGGCAAGTCGGTGATCGTTTTAGACGATGGCCCCATCGCGGGAGGCGAGACGTGTCGCACGACGGTCACGCCATCAACGGCCCGGCTAGTTCGGGACTGTCGAAGGTGTGAACAGCACGACGGGTCGAGAGTGACAGCGGCAGTGCAAGGGGTCGTGGGCGTCCAGAGACTCAGCATGGACATCCGGGCGCCCGCACAGGAACTACAGTCGACCCGTCAAAAGCAGGACGACAACGATCAGTAG
- a CDS encoding MMPL family transporter, whose translation MQMGGLSRIFAFIIARRWYVLACYALLLLPSAYFAAQVRQDNSLDRLITASDPDYIATRDFEKVFGAGEFALLLVEADDPLSPAVIERIDGIERALRTVPHVTANSALSVFRRAKAGFEPRAAQVEAFRQFATGTDIFRKQGLVGDHSLAIGLMLDVHGSEEREHTLAAIDRAIDQSTPSPASLQTLHKLGQPYVNVYLDDTLRSAWRYLVLFGGFVVVFNLVLYRSLRTLAAFLITLGVCLAAAVGYIGATGGTLTIVSPMVPMTILVTATATLVYIHSRFVERPAGWSVDAHQVFALTNKFVACTASIFATAAGFAALMVSNIRPIHEMGLWVAVGLVFTWVIVFTLFPALQKLLQTPTEQERGMAGAWLIGFATWLPRFTYRWRWLLVVTSLVLTALGAVALFGAPGLVGRVPVLTDPVEYMDHASPLYQDIRRLQPIIPGLSITQVWLKGPLGSVSEPAVLTGLHSFQQGLESDPDVGAAIDLTTILRMFRYIAGAGDRWPDDPEVVGQLAGDLEGLMATEPMLQSFVQPHALAQTQVTVITRTAEYEGFERLDASIRRHWQDAVTAHPALREFELKTVGLNPLHAKMAQNLVPTLVESFALTVGVIFAAFLLVFRNGTARLMAMIPSIFAILVMFLVMRLLGMRLNIATILIASTVLGTSENDQIHFFYHFLEKRQDGTVEESLRHTLRIAGRAIVFATLINAGGFLAFGLSDLPPIRQFGILAALAFVLSMLADFTALPAALWILFRARPDADRQAP comes from the coding sequence ATGCAGATGGGAGGGCTGTCGCGAATTTTCGCCTTCATCATCGCGCGGCGGTGGTACGTCCTGGCCTGCTATGCGCTGCTGTTGCTCCCCAGCGCGTATTTCGCCGCGCAGGTCCGCCAAGACAATTCCCTCGATCGGCTCATCACCGCGAGCGACCCGGACTACATCGCCACCCGCGACTTCGAGAAAGTGTTCGGCGCGGGTGAGTTTGCGCTCCTCTTGGTGGAGGCCGATGATCCGCTATCTCCGGCAGTGATCGAGCGGATCGATGGCATCGAGCGCGCGCTGCGCACGGTCCCGCATGTCACCGCCAACTCCGCCCTCTCGGTGTTCCGGCGTGCCAAGGCCGGGTTCGAGCCCAGGGCCGCCCAGGTGGAAGCATTCCGGCAGTTCGCGACGGGCACCGACATCTTTCGCAAGCAGGGGTTGGTGGGCGACCACTCGCTGGCCATCGGGCTCATGCTCGACGTGCATGGCAGCGAGGAGCGCGAGCACACGCTCGCGGCCATCGACCGGGCGATCGACCAATCCACGCCGAGCCCCGCCTCGCTGCAGACCCTGCACAAGCTGGGTCAACCGTACGTCAACGTCTACCTCGACGACACCCTGCGCTCGGCCTGGCGGTATCTCGTGCTGTTCGGCGGGTTCGTCGTCGTCTTCAACCTCGTGCTGTACCGCTCGCTGCGCACGCTCGCGGCGTTCCTGATCACCCTCGGGGTCTGCTTGGCGGCGGCGGTGGGCTACATCGGGGCGACCGGCGGCACGCTGACGATCGTCTCACCCATGGTGCCGATGACGATTCTGGTGACGGCGACGGCGACCTTGGTGTACATCCATTCGCGCTTCGTGGAGCGGCCAGCCGGCTGGTCAGTCGACGCGCATCAAGTGTTCGCCTTGACCAACAAGTTCGTCGCGTGCACCGCATCGATCTTCGCGACGGCGGCGGGCTTCGCGGCGTTGATGGTGTCCAACATCCGGCCCATTCACGAGATGGGGCTCTGGGTCGCCGTCGGACTAGTCTTCACCTGGGTCATCGTGTTCACCCTCTTTCCGGCGTTGCAGAAGCTGCTGCAGACACCCACCGAGCAGGAGCGGGGTATGGCCGGTGCATGGCTCATTGGCTTCGCCACGTGGTTGCCGCGCTTCACCTACCGCTGGCGCTGGCTCCTCGTCGTCACGTCGCTGGTGCTGACCGCGCTCGGTGCGGTCGCCCTGTTCGGCGCACCCGGTCTCGTCGGGCGGGTGCCGGTGCTCACCGATCCGGTCGAGTATATGGATCATGCCTCGCCGCTGTACCAGGACATCAGGCGTCTGCAGCCGATCATCCCCGGCCTCTCGATCACGCAGGTGTGGCTCAAGGGCCCTCTCGGCAGTGTCTCCGAGCCGGCCGTGCTGACGGGCCTCCACAGTTTTCAGCAAGGGCTCGAGAGCGACCCGGATGTGGGTGCGGCCATCGACCTCACGACGATCTTGCGCATGTTCCGCTACATCGCGGGCGCGGGCGACCGCTGGCCCGACGACCCCGAGGTGGTCGGGCAGTTGGCCGGCGACCTCGAAGGCCTGATGGCGACCGAGCCGATGCTGCAAAGTTTCGTGCAGCCACACGCGCTGGCGCAGACACAAGTGACGGTGATCACGCGCACCGCAGAGTACGAGGGGTTCGAGCGGCTCGACGCCTCCATTCGCCGCCATTGGCAGGACGCGGTGACGGCCCATCCAGCGCTGCGCGAGTTCGAGCTGAAGACGGTCGGGTTGAACCCGCTCCACGCGAAGATGGCGCAGAACCTGGTGCCCACGCTGGTCGAGAGCTTTGCGCTGACGGTGGGCGTCATCTTCGCGGCGTTTCTGCTCGTCTTCCGCAACGGCACGGCGCGGCTGATGGCCATGATTCCGTCGATCTTCGCGATCCTTGTGATGTTCCTGGTCATGCGCCTGCTTGGCATGCGGCTCAACATCGCGACGATCCTGATCGCCTCGACGGTGCTCGGCACGTCCGAGAACGATCAGATCCATTTCTTCTATCACTTCCTCGAGAAGCGGCAGGACGGCACGGTCGAGGAGTCGCTGCGGCACACGTTGCGCATTGCCGGGCGGGCGATCGTCTTCGCGACGCTCATCAACGCCGGTGGCTTTCTCGCCTTTGGGCTCAGCGACCTGCCGCCGATACGGCAGTTCGGGATCCTCGCGGCGCTCGCCTTTGTGCTCTCGATGCTGGCGGATTTCACGGCACTCCCAGCCGCGCTGTGGATCCTGTTCCGCGCCCGGCCGGACGCGGACCGCCAGGCTCCGTAG
- a CDS encoding PhnD/SsuA/transferrin family substrate-binding protein, translated as MVRTAVGPFVLVAAAFLLLLESPTVSAQADTAGVWILVVKEHGVGSPTMVQPYLDRFVAIAAEQNGWADAKGQYYNNRSAAEAFIQAHQPHYGIFSLPAFLALRAKYKLEVIGQVAVSLAGGRQYYLISKGAADLAGCKGKTVVSDHMDDTRFIERVVAGGRFTLADFTVVQTQRPLQTIKKVINGEAACALVDDAQLAELPHLEGAAGLRTVWQSAELPPMVVTAFPTALAAERQRFQEHLANLCDKEGQSACAEVGIVSLKAASATDYAAVVAAYGK; from the coding sequence ATGGTGCGCACAGCTGTCGGCCCGTTTGTGCTCGTGGCAGCCGCTTTCCTTTTGCTGCTGGAGTCGCCGACCGTCTCAGCGCAGGCTGACACGGCGGGGGTGTGGATCCTCGTGGTCAAAGAGCATGGGGTCGGCAGCCCAACCATGGTGCAGCCCTACCTCGACCGCTTCGTCGCCATTGCGGCTGAACAGAATGGTTGGGCCGATGCCAAGGGACAGTACTACAACAACCGCAGTGCCGCCGAGGCATTCATCCAGGCGCACCAGCCGCACTACGGCATCTTCTCGCTGCCGGCCTTTCTGGCCCTGCGGGCGAAGTACAAGCTCGAGGTGATCGGACAAGTGGCGGTGTCGCTGGCCGGGGGCCGGCAGTACTATCTGATCAGCAAGGGCGCGGCGGATCTCGCCGGCTGTAAAGGGAAGACCGTGGTGAGCGACCACATGGATGACACGCGCTTCATCGAGCGCGTCGTGGCGGGGGGGAGATTCACGTTGGCCGACTTCACCGTCGTCCAGACCCAGCGTCCGTTGCAGACGATCAAGAAGGTGATCAACGGCGAGGCAGCCTGCGCGCTGGTCGACGACGCGCAGCTCGCGGAGCTGCCGCATCTCGAAGGGGCCGCCGGGCTGCGCACCGTGTGGCAGAGCGCGGAGTTGCCGCCGATGGTCGTGACTGCGTTCCCGACGGCGCTGGCAGCCGAGCGACAGCGCTTCCAGGAGCATCTTGCCAACCTGTGCGACAAGGAGGGACAGAGCGCCTGCGCTGAGGTGGGCATTGTGTCGCTCAAAGCCGCCAGCGCCACTGACTACGCAGCGGTCGTCGCCGCATACGGGAAATAG
- a CDS encoding BON domain-containing protein, with product MRLFNRFATFSVAVLLVSLLGCAATAKHEGTGEYVDDSVITTKVKAVVFNEPSLKSSEINVETFKGTVQLSGFVSSQADINKAVEVARSVKGVKSVKNDMRVKGQQ from the coding sequence ATGAGACTATTCAATCGGTTCGCTACCTTCTCGGTCGCCGTCCTGCTCGTTTCTCTCCTGGGATGCGCCGCGACGGCAAAGCATGAGGGAACCGGGGAGTATGTTGACGACTCTGTCATTACTACCAAAGTGAAGGCGGTGGTCTTTAACGAACCTTCGCTGAAATCGAGCGAGATCAACGTCGAAACCTTCAAAGGCACGGTGCAGTTAAGCGGTTTCGTCAGTTCTCAGGCCGACATCAACAAGGCGGTCGAAGTTGCACGCAGCGTCAAGGGTGTGAAATCCGTCAAGAATGATATGCGGGTGAAGGGGCAACAGTGA
- a CDS encoding CsbD family protein, with the protein MASGKSDKLKGRVKEAAGALSGNAKLKRKGLADQAVGNIKQMVEDVIEMVGNFCDWVKGLFA; encoded by the coding sequence ATGGCCAGTGGCAAGTCGGATAAACTGAAGGGACGCGTGAAGGAAGCTGCGGGGGCACTGAGCGGCAATGCGAAGCTGAAGCGGAAGGGTCTGGCCGACCAGGCTGTCGGGAACATCAAGCAGATGGTGGAGGACGTTATTGAGATGGTGGGAAACTTTTGTGATTGGGTCAAAGGTTTGTTCGCATGA
- a CDS encoding phage holin family protein has translation MALAEAHPTQGDIAGWHSPAGEPSVSSSLEHLVAGSQGVITKRIDLALLEGQDLLSHTLQRAALVAFGMVLAAGAWFAVAACLVLLVTPNANPVLRLAVFGLLNAGGAFGLVALAMRGRPQTPARANGNVSSTTEGP, from the coding sequence ATGGCACTTGCAGAAGCACACCCAACCCAGGGGGACATTGCTGGCTGGCACAGCCCCGCCGGCGAACCGTCCGTATCGTCATCGCTCGAGCATTTGGTGGCCGGTAGTCAAGGCGTGATCACCAAGCGGATCGATTTGGCGCTGCTCGAGGGGCAAGATCTGCTCTCACACACTCTCCAACGCGCTGCATTGGTCGCCTTTGGCATGGTCTTGGCGGCTGGAGCGTGGTTCGCGGTGGCGGCATGCCTGGTCCTGTTGGTTACCCCAAACGCCAACCCGGTCCTTCGTTTGGCCGTCTTCGGGTTGCTCAACGCAGGAGGTGCGTTTGGGCTCGTCGCGCTTGCCATGCGCGGTCGGCCACAGACACCGGCACGCGCGAACGGCAATGTGTCCAGCACAACCGAGGGACCGTAA
- a CDS encoding OmpA family protein: RAHVHEGATANPYAGYMFNDYLGLQGQIHTTFQVPDNDHRGFAHENRTTTLLGGTIGPRLSLPLGEFVELYGTGQGGVFTGLSGRLNHTAPGFSVGGGIDFNLTPQVALGLFGRWNRAYMSPRPTFLVGQVADEQGPADARWATFGVGLKYAFNGPAVAPVPAPPPAPVAQAPAPPPRPAKKKIVLRSVHFDFDKSAIRPDAVPVLNEAAETLKAEGGIAVIVEGHTDSVGTDAYNQKLSHRRAGAVRQYLVKHGIPANRITTEGFGESRPVASNDTEDGRAQNRRVELRVE, encoded by the coding sequence TCGGGCGCACGTCCACGAGGGCGCTACCGCCAATCCGTATGCCGGCTACATGTTCAATGACTATCTCGGGCTGCAGGGCCAGATCCACACCACCTTCCAGGTCCCGGACAACGACCACCGCGGCTTCGCGCATGAGAACCGCACCACCACGCTGTTGGGGGGCACCATCGGGCCGCGGCTGTCCTTGCCGCTGGGCGAGTTCGTGGAGCTGTACGGCACCGGTCAGGGTGGTGTCTTCACCGGTCTGAGCGGACGCCTCAATCACACGGCACCGGGCTTCTCAGTCGGTGGCGGCATCGACTTCAATCTGACGCCCCAGGTCGCGCTGGGCCTCTTCGGTCGCTGGAACCGCGCCTACATGTCCCCGCGTCCGACATTCCTGGTCGGGCAGGTCGCCGATGAACAAGGTCCGGCAGACGCGCGCTGGGCGACGTTCGGAGTCGGCTTGAAATACGCCTTCAACGGGCCAGCGGTAGCGCCGGTACCAGCGCCCCCACCTGCGCCAGTCGCGCAGGCGCCCGCGCCGCCACCACGGCCGGCAAAGAAGAAAATCGTCCTGCGCAGCGTCCACTTCGATTTCGATAAGTCGGCCATCCGGCCCGATGCCGTCCCGGTCTTGAATGAGGCGGCTGAGACACTCAAAGCCGAAGGCGGCATCGCAGTGATTGTCGAAGGCCACACGGACAGCGTCGGGACCGACGCCTACAATCAGAAGTTGTCGCACCGCCGCGCCGGTGCGGTGCGGCAATATTTGGTGAAACACGGGATTCCAGCCAACCGCATTACTACCGAAGGGTTCGGCGAATCACGCCCGGTGGCGTCCAACGACACTGAAGACGGACGAGCCCAGAACAGACGTGTGGAATTGCGCGTCGAGTGA
- a CDS encoding DUF3309 family protein, with the protein MSLLVLIVLLLLVFGGLPNWGYHNYGYGPSGIGGIILIIVIILLLTGRLNF; encoded by the coding sequence ATGTCACTGCTAGTTCTGATTGTCTTGCTGCTCCTCGTCTTCGGTGGCTTGCCCAACTGGGGCTACCATAACTACGGGTACGGACCATCCGGGATCGGCGGCATTATCCTCATCATCGTGATCATCCTGTTGCTGACCGGGCGGCTGAACTTTTAG